CGGATTTCTGGGACCTGGAAGACCGGATCAAGAACAAGGACCTGAAGCCGGACCTGATCCTGGGCCATTCCAAGGGACGCTTCGTGGCCATCGACAACGGCATCCCCATGGTCCGGGTGGGCTTTCCCACCTACGACCGGGCCGGCATGTACCGCTACCCGGTGCTGGGCTACGAAGGCGCCACCTGGCTGGCGGAGCAAATGGCCAACGCCTTGTTCACCGACATGGAATACAAAAAGAACAAGGAGTGGATTCTCAACGTCTGGTAGCCCCTTCCGGTGAGGGGCGCTCCCCCTTGAAGCCAACCACCGGCGGTGGGGAGCGCCCCCGCCCAGTCTGCACGGGCACAGCCATGAAAATCGCCGCCTACGTGAATTCCCGGGGTAACCCGGTGAGCCTCTACGAGCCCGGAGCCCTCCGCCTCTACGAGGCGGAAAACCTGCCCCCCGCCCCGCCCTCCTGGCGGCTGGTGCGGGAAATCCCCTTTGCCGTGGATCGAACCATGGGGCTGCCCGCCGTCAAAGCCGCGGTCCATGCCCTGGGTGCCCAGCTGGAGGATTGCCGCAGCCTGGTTTCCGGGGAAGTGCGGGGCATGATTTACACCGTTTTCCAGGAAGAACTGGGCTTCACCACCTGGAAATCCACCGGTCCCCTGGTTCAGCAGCTGGACAGCGTTCAGGCCCGGGAAAAGGAACAGGCGGCGCAAAAACGCTTCGACCTCATTTCCCTGGCGGGCAAGCCCATGCCCACTCCCCTGCTGATCGGTGATCCCCGGGAAGGCAGCTTCTGGATCGACCTCAAGGAAGCCCTGGAACACCCTTCGGGCCCCACTTCCCGGCAGATTCTCATCCCCTTCCTGGAAAAAATTCCCTTCCGCAAACTGGAAATTGTCTGCGACCACCTGCCCAAATGGCTGGCCTGGGAACTGGAACGGCTGGACATGAGCGCGGAAAGCGATCTGGTGGATGTGACCGGCAACGGCCTGCGGGTCACCGTCTATCCCCGCAACACCCCGGAAGGCCGGGCCCGCAAGGTGGGCCTGCTGGGGGCCGGACCCGCCCTGTGCCTGCCCTGCCCCCGGGAAAAACGGCGGCGGGCCGCGGACCTCCAGGACATTACGGACCTTTAACTCCCCATTTCCTTTAAGCCCTATTTGCCAAGGACCTCCCATGACCTCCACCCCGCCCCCCAAGCGTCTGCACTTCATCTACGGCGTTCATCTGGACCCCAAACTCCTGGCCACCCACTGTTACGGGGCCCAGGCCCTGGCGGTGGCCCGGCTGGACGGTTTTCAGCTGGATTTCTGCGGCTACACCATGAAATGGGACGGGGGGGAAGAAGCCCTCCAGCCCTGCCCTGGCGCCGCCACCTGGGGCGTGGTCTATGCCCTGGACCTGCTGGACGGGGAACGCCTGGACCAGGAGTTTTCCGTGCGCCTGGACGGCACGGGCAGCTATTTCCACTATCCGGCGGAGGTGGTGGACCGCCAGGGCAACGCCCACTCGGTGCTGCTCTACATGCGCAACAGCTTCGGGGCGGCCCGCCCCCCCAGTGGGGAATATCTCCAGCGCCTGGTAGCAGGCGGCCGCCAGATGGGCCTGCCGGAAGACTACCTGACCGCCCTAGCCGCCCACCCGGCCGTCCCCGCCGCTTACCCGGTGCCCAAGGGGGGCACCTTGCGCCACATCATCAACCTGGAACAAAGCGACTGCCACTGCTAGGGAGCCCGGCGCTCCCCTTTTTGCCAAGGAAAGAAACCGACCATGTCCGAGACGCCCCATACCGCCGCCTATCCCCACGGCCCCATGCGCCGCAAAAACCGTGAAATCAAGGACCGGGGGGAGATAGACACCATCCTCCACCGGGGCACGGTGATGCGCATTGCCCTGGCGGAGGACAACCTGCCCTTTCTGGTGCCCGTGTTCTATTGCTACGACGGCCAGGCCCTCTATTTCCACTCCGCCCCGGCGGGCACCAAGATCGAAATGCTGAAGCGCAATAACCGGGTCTGCTTCGAAGTCAGCATCGAGCAGGGGGTCATCGAAGATGAAAAGGCCTGCGATTTTGAAGCCCGGCACAAAACCGTGATCGGCCTGGGCCAGGCCAATT
This sequence is a window from Azospira inquinata. Protein-coding genes within it:
- the anfO gene encoding Fe-only nitrogenase accessory protein AnfO; the protein is MKIAAYVNSRGNPVSLYEPGALRLYEAENLPPAPPSWRLVREIPFAVDRTMGLPAVKAAVHALGAQLEDCRSLVSGEVRGMIYTVFQEELGFTTWKSTGPLVQQLDSVQAREKEQAAQKRFDLISLAGKPMPTPLLIGDPREGSFWIDLKEALEHPSGPTSRQILIPFLEKIPFRKLEIVCDHLPKWLAWELERLDMSAESDLVDVTGNGLRVTVYPRNTPEGRARKVGLLGAGPALCLPCPREKRRRAADLQDITDL
- a CDS encoding gamma-glutamylcyclotransferase family protein; its protein translation is MTSTPPPKRLHFIYGVHLDPKLLATHCYGAQALAVARLDGFQLDFCGYTMKWDGGEEALQPCPGAATWGVVYALDLLDGERLDQEFSVRLDGTGSYFHYPAEVVDRQGNAHSVLLYMRNSFGAARPPSGEYLQRLVAGGRQMGLPEDYLTALAAHPAVPAAYPVPKGGTLRHIINLEQSDCHC
- a CDS encoding pyridoxamine 5'-phosphate oxidase family protein — translated: MSETPHTAAYPHGPMRRKNREIKDRGEIDTILHRGTVMRIALAEDNLPFLVPVFYCYDGQALYFHSAPAGTKIEMLKRNNRVCFEVSIEQGVIEDEKACDFEARHKTVIGLGQANFVTLEKEKIAALDGIVARFTDQHFTYPQANLDRTAVIRIDIESMKGKQYGFA